The Palaemon carinicauda isolate YSFRI2023 unplaced genomic scaffold, ASM3689809v2 scaffold111, whole genome shotgun sequence genome includes a region encoding these proteins:
- the LOC137635293 gene encoding zinc finger protein 271-like, with protein sequence MEDSDGVSSGGVPDITQFLSVCMAEDDVVNGDEDCIVGVEEEADLSDPNEEPRDETEYNENDVVVKVEEPIHSDYEEDPEKYNYCMAVQYNDEFRTMLENSFMIKQEDEVFKLSGKECLVCGKTVSRSKMKVHMRTHTGEKPYECDVCNKRFARSDKLITHKRIHSPEKPHVCFCGKQFRRLDHLKDHIKTHDLNDADRDALLEKARNCRFNGNVRKAVTTQVRPPGAFTCTECGMSFTQSYKFKRHLRVHTGEKPYVCFCGNKYTRSEGLRRHQLNFHGLDKNNCVVGEVPIRLFPEVILQVDQQLPGNVDLNVPGSLETLVKAEHDETDAELSHEVVLERVDGMEGSESEGGYNNLGEADLDEPNLGEADLDDSMSQSGDLSNKDCPICGKSVSRSKIKVHLRTHTGEKPFQCDICHKSFARSDKLTCHKRIHTGEKPYICFCGKRFSRIDHMKMHAAIHKVDGSRLDVMLEEARNKDLISKGLPLPIHSTSPFTCSYCGVTFTQSYKYKRHLRVHTGEKPYECFCGSRYSRSERLRRHQIKCHGFPEKIVSRNGVSTNVMPEVLLQVKEPVSGVSFEVNEAGMLEATNCNAQPEVKSEMGLNIGSAIPPPSFGTLADIEHVMREVIVEQVSQPKPKPVKESGVHCCEFCPKTFKKAHKLGLHRRIHTGEKPHLCSSCGKAFARRDHMLKHMNIHLKRRKFSLMNAANAGAEGQNLFENSSNVEGEEDLRSCENITDTEVEEHNSSVDDVKMGGNPDEEDGDSEREKMQGEESDTTENKEGDATQIKTEGKELHVCNICGHAFRKVYNLQSHMQIHTERTLFECGVCSKQFKVKKNYEAHLLNHEQQMDLSEEIIERSDLKKARSQRAQCTICGKWLVSMSSLETHMRSHTGERPFQCNVCEHAFIRKSDMLRHMKSHTGERPYECIHCLTTFSRKDKLAFHLKKHEEST encoded by the exons ATGGAGGACTCAGACGGAGTTTCGAGTGGTGGTGTTCCCGACATCACTCAGTTCCTCAGCGTGTGCATGGCCGAAGATGACGTAGTTAACGGCGATGAGGACTGCATCGTTGGGGTCGAAGAAGAGGCCGATCTGTCGGATCCGAACGAAGAGCCGAGAGACGAGACGGAATACAACGAAAATGACGTGGTGGTGAAGGTAGAAGAGCCAATCCACTCCGATTATGAAGAAGATCCGGAGAAATACAATTATTGCATGGCAGTGCAGTATAACGACGAGTTTAGGACTATGTTGGAGAATTCTTTCATGATAAAACAAGAAG ATGAAGTCTTCAAGCTGTCAGGCAAGGAGTGCCTTGTATGTGGCAAAACAGTTTCCAGAAGCAAGATGAAAGTACACATGCGTACgcacacgggagagaagccgtaCGAGTGCGACGTTTGCAACAAGCGTTTCGCCAGGTCGGATAAACTCATCACCCACAAGAGGATCCACAGCCCGGAAAAGCCCCACGTGTGTTTTTGCGGGAAGCAGTTCCGACGGCTGGACCACCTGAAGGATCACATCAAAACGCACGACCTCAACGATGCGGACCGAGACGCCCTGCTCGAAAAAGCTAGAAATTGCCGATTCAACGGCAACGTCAGGAAGGCCGTGACCACGCAAGTACGTCCGCCCGGCGCCTTCACTTGTACGGAGTGCGGCATGTCGTTCACCCAGAGCTACAAGTTCAAACGTCACTTGCGCGTGCACACCGGAGAAAAGCCGTACGTCTGTTTCTGCGGTAATAAGTACACTCGTTCGGAAGGGCTGCGCAGGCATCAGCTGAACTTCCACGGCCTTGATAAAAACAATTGTGTAGTAGGTGAGGTGCCGATAAGACTATTTCCGGAGGTCATTTTGCAAGTGGACCAACAGCTCCCCGGCAACGTGGACTTGAATGTTCCCGGAAGTTTAGAGACCCTAGTGAAGGCAGAGCACGACGAGACTGATGCCGAGCTCAGTCACGAAGTTGTCTTGGAGAGGGTGGACGGAATGGAAGGCTCAGAATCGGAAGGGGGTTACAACAATCTCGGCGAAGCCGATCTGGATGAACCCAATCTCGGCGAAGCCGATCTGGATGACAGCATGAGTCAGAGTG GGGACTTGTCCAATAAAGACTGCCCTATTTGTGGGAAAAGTGTATCAAGGAGCAAAATAAAAGTCCACTTGAGAACGCACACCGGTGAGAAACCGTTTCAGTGCGACATATGCCACAAGAGCTTCGCGCGCTCTGATAAGCTCACGTGCCACAAAAGGATCCACACGGGTGAGAAACCTTACATCTGCTTCTGCGGGAAGCGGTTCAGCCGAATAGATCACATGAAAATGCACGCCGCCATACACAAGGTGGACGGCAGTAGACTCGATGTTATGCTGGAGGAAGCCAGAAATAAGGACTTGATAAGCAAGGGACTTCCTTTGCCTATCCACTCTACCTCCCCATTTACCTGCTCCTACTGTGGGGTGACTTTCACCCAGAGTTATAAGTATAAGCGGCACTTGCGCGTccacacgggagagaagccgtaCGAATGCTTCTGCGGTAGTCGTTACTCGCGTTCTGAAAGGCTCCGCAGGCATCAGATCAAGTGTCACGGATTCCCAGAGAAAATCGTCTCCCGGAATGGAGTTTCCACGAACGTGATGCCCGAGGTTTTATTGCAGGTTAAGGAGCCTGTAAGCGGTGTTTCCTTTGAGGTGAATGAAGCCGGTATGTTAGAAGCCACGAATTGTAACGCTCAGCCGGAAGTCAAATCAGAAATGGGTCTTAATATTGGCAGTGCAATTCCTCCACCTTCTTTTGGGACTTTAGCAGATATCGAGCACGTCATGAGAGAAGTGATTGTGGAGCAGGTGTCCCAGCCAAAACCGAAGCCCGTTAAAGAAAGTGGAGTACACTGCTGTGAATTCTGTCCAAAGACTTTCAAAAAGGCTCACAAACTAGGTCTTCATCGAAGAATTCACACAGGGGAGAAACCTCACCTCTGCTCTTCGTGCGGCAAGGCCTTTGCTCGTAGAGATCACATGCTAAAGCACATGAACATACATTTGAAAAGAAGGAAATTCTCACTTATGAATGCTGCGAATGCAGGGGCTGAAGGACAGAATCTCTTTGAGAATTCCTCGAATGTAGAGGGTGAAGAAGACCTTAGGTCCTGTGAAAACATCaccgacacagaggtcgaggaaCATAATTCAAGTGTGGACGATGTGAAGATGGGTGGAAATCCCGACGAAGAGGATGGGGATTCAGAGCGGGAGAAAATGCAGGGCGAAGAAAGTGACACCACTGAAAATAAGGAGGGGGACGCGACCCAGATCAAAACGGAAGGCAAAGAATTGCACGTGTGTAATATATGTGGACATGCTTTTAGGAAGGTATACAACCTTCAGTCGCACATGCAGATTCATACAGAGAGAACACTTTTTGAGTGCGGTGTTTGTAGTAAACAGTTCAAAGTGAAAAAGAATTACGAAGCACACTTACTAAATCACGAACAACAGATGGATCTCTCGGAGGAGATCATAGAGCGATCGGACCTCAAAAAAGCGCGATCTCAGCGAGCGCAGTGCACAATCTGCGGCAAGTGGTTGGTCTCCATGAGCAGTTTGGAAACGCACATGCGATCCCACACGGGGGAGAGACCGTTCCAGTGCAACGTGTGCGAACACGCTTTCATTCGGAAGTCCGACATGCTGCGGCACATGAAATCACACACGGGAGAGAGGCCTTACGAATGCATTCATTGTCTGACTACGTTTTCCAGGAAGGACAAGCTTGCATTTCATTTGAAAAAACATGAGGAAAgtacatag